In a single window of the Streptomyces sp. CGMCC 4.7035 genome:
- a CDS encoding amino acid permease — translation MSERISAARTRRRRAGRDPVAIDDDATLHAMGYPRKLTRRFKAFDNFAISFTIINILSGIFSSFGFGMNAGGPRILVFGWIGVSVMVLFIGAAMAEVASAYPTSGALYFSAGKLAKRHRGAWSWYTGWLNFVGQVGGTAATGYAAATFIQAFLVLQWPSYEPTAHQTVLITALIIVVQGLANTYTVRLVAVLNRISVWWLLIGLVVIVGALVVGPDEHRSVSFATHFVNNTGFTNGLYGGMLGLLVTSWTFTGFDGSFHMSEETVGATVNAPRGITRAIGCSAVTGLILMLALVYSIGDYAKVAGSSAPPVQILIDGVGMSAAKILLLVVIGAMLFCGLANLTSNTRQIFAFSRDGAMPGSRWWHSVSPRTRTPVKAVWLAVACSLALVLPGWWSHTAFTAIVSVNVVGLFLAYAVPIFLRLRLGAEFRPGPWHLGRWSTPIGVLAVAWILLSSVLFMLPQASPITVDSFNYAPIALAVVLVVATVWWFATARRHFEGPVSYGRPDEVAAMDLV, via the coding sequence GTGTCAGAACGGATATCTGCGGCCCGTACGAGACGACGACGAGCGGGCCGGGATCCCGTCGCGATCGACGACGACGCGACACTGCACGCGATGGGATATCCGCGAAAACTCACCCGACGGTTCAAGGCCTTCGACAATTTCGCCATATCCTTCACCATCATCAACATCCTCTCCGGGATTTTCTCGTCGTTCGGATTCGGCATGAACGCGGGCGGCCCGCGCATTCTCGTCTTCGGCTGGATCGGCGTCTCCGTCATGGTGCTGTTCATCGGTGCCGCGATGGCGGAGGTGGCATCCGCGTATCCGACGAGCGGGGCCCTCTATTTCTCCGCCGGAAAGCTCGCCAAACGGCATCGGGGCGCCTGGTCCTGGTACACCGGCTGGCTGAACTTCGTGGGGCAGGTGGGCGGCACGGCGGCCACCGGCTACGCGGCCGCCACCTTCATCCAGGCGTTCCTCGTCCTGCAGTGGCCCTCGTACGAGCCCACCGCGCACCAGACCGTGCTGATCACGGCGCTGATCATCGTGGTCCAGGGGCTGGCCAACACCTACACCGTGCGGCTCGTCGCCGTCCTCAACCGGATCTCCGTGTGGTGGCTGCTGATCGGGCTCGTGGTGATCGTGGGCGCGCTGGTCGTGGGGCCGGACGAGCACCGGTCGGTGTCGTTCGCCACGCATTTCGTGAACAACACCGGATTCACCAACGGGCTGTACGGAGGCATGCTCGGCCTGCTCGTCACCAGCTGGACCTTCACCGGCTTCGACGGCAGCTTCCATATGTCCGAGGAGACGGTCGGGGCGACGGTCAACGCTCCCCGGGGCATCACCCGTGCCATCGGCTGTTCGGCGGTCACCGGCCTCATCCTCATGCTCGCCCTGGTGTACAGCATCGGCGACTACGCCAAGGTGGCCGGCTCCTCGGCACCGCCCGTGCAGATCCTCATCGACGGGGTTGGCATGAGCGCGGCAAAGATATTGCTGCTCGTCGTCATCGGCGCCATGCTCTTCTGCGGCCTGGCCAATCTGACCAGCAACACCCGGCAGATCTTCGCCTTCTCCCGGGACGGCGCGATGCCGGGCTCGCGCTGGTGGCACTCGGTCTCGCCGCGCACCCGTACGCCGGTCAAGGCGGTCTGGCTCGCGGTCGCCTGCTCGCTCGCCCTGGTGCTGCCCGGATGGTGGTCCCACACCGCCTTCACCGCGATCGTCAGTGTCAACGTCGTGGGGCTCTTCCTCGCCTACGCCGTGCCGATCTTCCTGCGGCTGCGGCTCGGTGCCGAGTTCCGGCCCGGCCCCTGGCATCTCGGACGGTGGAGCACGCCCATCGGCGTCCTCGCCGTCGCCTGGATCCTGCTCAGCAGCGTGCTCTTCATGCTGCCCCAGGCGTCGCCGATCACCGTCGACTCCTTCAACTACGCGCCGATCGCCCTGGCGGTCGTGCTGGTCGTCGCCACGGTGTGGTGGTTCGCCACCGCGCGGCGCCACTTCGAGGGGCCGGTCAGCTACGGCCGCCCGGACGAGGTCGCGGCGATGGACCTCGTCTGA